A genomic segment from Flexistipes sp. encodes:
- a CDS encoding PAS domain S-box protein, translated as MSKKFILFAVCLLGFLLLFLIDRWQVSQWRHGKKLELQNELYVFKNNLKDSVDNRFNALKSLSALFTLNPDTNADEFSYFASLLMEYNPPIRALQYADENTKVIYVYPPRGNEITIKKPMVLKSDPKRAPYVKKAIESKEATVQGPFRLRQGGRGVVVRQPVFKNKNFLGLTIGVYDFPLLITEALGETKRSEFVFRIKNENGKTLWKSGEMRGDPANTVLTLRNITWKISAGWKKAIVFPLRIRVTTWGLGLGFLLSLVYIIKSFYSKESELQKQVNEKTNELRKNEERFRSIVENAPDPIFIQTDGKFIYLNPAAYRLFGVESPSKIIDESVLSYFHPDFHEKALKRMEALSEKGESVHEHFEQKLLRADGTQIWVETADEPIEYDNKLCGLVFVRDITDRKEAEKALVESEKRFMKIANTIPGVLYDYYRRPDGNNKFLYISPQCREIFECEAEEVIQNPSLLWNMVHTNDINYLLEEDKKANAGGSYFQAEVRIVPPSGVTKWIQLTSRPDQADEDKPKVWSGVILDITQRKEAEKELYEIKNNLEKEVEEKTRELKERVKELEHFRDVTVEREMRMHELREEIKRLKKNE; from the coding sequence ATGTCTAAAAAATTTATTTTATTTGCGGTATGCTTACTGGGTTTTCTCCTGCTGTTTTTAATTGACAGGTGGCAGGTGAGTCAATGGCGGCACGGGAAAAAATTAGAGCTTCAAAATGAGCTGTATGTATTCAAGAACAATCTGAAAGATTCTGTAGACAACCGCTTTAATGCCTTAAAATCTTTGTCAGCTTTATTTACTTTGAATCCTGATACAAATGCGGATGAATTTTCATACTTTGCGTCACTGTTGATGGAATATAATCCGCCCATCAGAGCCCTTCAGTATGCTGATGAGAACACCAAGGTGATTTATGTGTACCCTCCGAGAGGCAATGAAATCACGATAAAGAAGCCGATGGTGCTTAAATCCGATCCCAAGAGAGCTCCCTATGTGAAGAAAGCTATAGAGAGTAAGGAGGCAACAGTCCAGGGACCTTTCCGGCTTAGACAGGGAGGCAGAGGTGTCGTTGTAAGGCAGCCGGTGTTTAAAAATAAGAACTTTCTGGGACTGACAATTGGCGTTTATGATTTTCCTCTTCTTATAACTGAAGCCCTGGGTGAGACGAAGCGGAGCGAATTTGTTTTTCGGATTAAGAATGAAAACGGCAAAACCCTTTGGAAATCCGGTGAAATGAGAGGTGATCCGGCCAATACTGTTCTGACGCTTAGAAATATAACATGGAAAATTTCAGCCGGCTGGAAAAAAGCAATCGTTTTTCCTTTAAGAATAAGAGTCACAACATGGGGGCTGGGGCTGGGATTTCTCCTGTCTCTGGTTTATATCATTAAATCCTTTTATTCCAAAGAGTCAGAGCTGCAAAAACAGGTTAATGAGAAAACGAATGAATTGAGGAAAAATGAAGAGCGTTTCAGAAGTATTGTTGAAAATGCGCCGGATCCCATTTTTATTCAAACGGACGGCAAGTTTATCTACCTTAATCCGGCCGCCTACAGGCTTTTTGGGGTTGAATCCCCTTCGAAAATTATAGATGAATCGGTATTGAGTTATTTTCACCCCGATTTTCACGAGAAAGCATTGAAGAGAATGGAAGCTTTAAGTGAAAAAGGGGAGTCCGTTCATGAGCATTTTGAGCAGAAACTGCTGAGAGCCGATGGCACGCAAATATGGGTTGAGACAGCAGATGAGCCTATTGAATATGATAACAAACTGTGCGGACTCGTTTTTGTCAGGGACATTACGGACAGAAAAGAGGCGGAAAAGGCGCTGGTGGAAAGTGAAAAGCGGTTTATGAAAATTGCCAATACGATTCCCGGTGTATTGTATGATTATTACCGCCGGCCGGATGGTAATAATAAATTTTTATATATAAGCCCCCAATGCAGGGAAATTTTTGAATGTGAGGCCGAAGAGGTGATTCAAAATCCTTCATTGCTCTGGAATATGGTTCATACAAATGACATTAATTATTTGCTGGAGGAGGATAAAAAGGCTAACGCCGGTGGAAGCTATTTTCAGGCTGAAGTTCGTATTGTTCCCCCTTCCGGTGTAACCAAATGGATACAGCTGACATCACGTCCGGATCAAGCGGATGAGGATAAACCTAAAGTCTGGAGCGGGGTAATACTCGATATTACACAGAGAAAAGAGGCTGAAAAAGAGCTTTATGAAATAAAAAATAATCTTGAGAAAGAAGTGGAGGAAAAAACCAGAGAGCTTAAAGAGCGGGTGAAGGAATTGGAGCACTTCCGCGATGTGACCGTTGAAAGGGAAATGAGGATGCATGAGCTCCGGGAGGAAATTAAAAGACTGAAAAAGAATGAATAA
- a CDS encoding sensor histidine kinase: MRKIMRFLSVKGNNKPADYILKPIRIALLIGGTYIVLAGIYIIYSSQYAAEQAQTIKALELTEMQKGLIFVIVTGVILIIALGWVFREIAHKEKKIIDQRNALLKSERHAVAGMLASSVAHDINNVLTTLIGTVDILKNEIDGSETSQKHLDRLQEANEHLISLTKRLSRVGKAHLVSETQKFDLCSVLEEAVSFSKTHKDVKACHLNLDCQENVVVTGFPDMIHQMIFNLVLNSAQAAGEGGRIDIAVDSGRNQIRLELTDNGPGIPEDKKDNIFQPFYTTKETGTGLGMLSIQACVEAHNGSIKVSESESGGARFTIILPRESS; this comes from the coding sequence ATGAGAAAAATTATGCGTTTTCTTTCTGTAAAGGGCAACAATAAACCTGCTGATTACATTTTAAAGCCTATTAGAATTGCGCTTTTAATAGGCGGAACCTACATTGTTCTGGCGGGAATTTATATAATATATTCCAGTCAGTATGCTGCTGAACAAGCTCAAACAATCAAAGCTCTTGAGCTTACGGAGATGCAGAAGGGGCTTATTTTTGTAATAGTGACGGGTGTTATTTTAATAATTGCTTTGGGGTGGGTTTTTCGGGAGATTGCACACAAGGAAAAGAAAATTATCGATCAGCGTAATGCCCTTCTTAAATCCGAAAGGCATGCGGTGGCCGGAATGCTGGCTTCAAGTGTGGCACACGATATAAATAATGTACTCACCACACTGATTGGCACAGTGGATATTTTAAAAAATGAAATTGACGGATCTGAGACTTCACAAAAGCATCTGGACAGGCTTCAGGAAGCAAACGAACATCTTATATCTCTCACCAAACGTCTTTCCCGGGTGGGTAAGGCACATCTGGTTTCAGAAACCCAAAAGTTTGATTTGTGTTCTGTTTTGGAGGAAGCTGTCAGCTTTTCAAAAACGCATAAAGATGTGAAAGCCTGTCATCTCAACCTTGATTGTCAGGAAAATGTAGTGGTGACGGGTTTTCCGGATATGATTCATCAAATGATTTTTAATCTTGTACTGAATTCAGCGCAGGCTGCCGGAGAAGGTGGGCGCATTGATATTGCTGTTGATTCCGGAAGAAATCAAATCAGATTAGAACTCACCGATAACGGCCCCGGGATACCCGAGGATAAAAAAGACAATATTTTTCAGCCCTTCTATACAACAAAAGAAACAGGAACCGGCTTGGGAATGCTTTCCATACAGGCATGTGTGGAAGCTCATAACGGCAGCATTAAAGTGAGCGAGTCTGAAAGCGGCGGCGCCAGATTTACAATTATTCTCCCGCGGGAGAGCAGTTGA
- a CDS encoding type IV pilin protein: protein MVRKSNGKKGFTLIELLVVVAIIGILAAIAIPQFAKYRENAFNSAAQSDVRNARTDVESFYAENFSYPQ, encoded by the coding sequence ATGGTTAGGAAATCTAACGGAAAGAAGGGTTTTACCCTTATCGAGCTGCTCGTCGTAGTAGCGATTATCGGTATACTGGCAGCTATCGCTATCCCACAGTTCGCCAAGTACAGAGAGAATGCTTTTAATTCTGCAGCTCAGAGTGACGTGAGAAATGCACGTACTGATGTTGAATCGTTTTATGCGGAAAATTTTAGTTATCCACAATAA